One genomic segment of Flavobacteriaceae bacterium includes these proteins:
- a CDS encoding DDE transposase, producing the protein MARIYGVNGKKFQRQYRDYLSEFKQWKEKSHAKEWLIFPENIGTRLSIDEVALSKGELYTIVTNKKAKGKKGSIVAIIATTKAEPIIKHLFKISSAKRNKVREITLDMANSMKLIAKRCFPKAIQVTDRFHVQKLALEALQEIRIKHRWEAIDTENERIKLAKTNNKEYYPEILENGDTIKQLLARSRYLLYKAPSNWTEDQRVRANILFKRYPDIKTAFKLVQGLRNIFNTANSIQVAYTKLAHWYKDVEQTAYKAFNTIANSIRLNYRSILNYFINRSTNAAAESFNAKIKAFRLQFRGVKNTEFFLYRLTTIFA; encoded by the coding sequence ATTGCAAGAATCTATGGCGTGAATGGGAAGAAGTTCCAAAGGCAGTATCGAGATTATTTGAGTGAGTTTAAACAGTGGAAGGAAAAGTCTCATGCCAAAGAGTGGTTGATCTTCCCTGAGAATATAGGAACTCGATTATCTATCGACGAAGTAGCCTTATCAAAAGGAGAACTCTACACCATCGTTACCAATAAAAAAGCTAAAGGAAAGAAAGGAAGTATTGTGGCGATCATAGCTACTACCAAAGCAGAACCTATTATCAAACACCTATTTAAAATCTCATCTGCGAAAAGAAACAAGGTCAGAGAAATTACCCTAGATATGGCGAACTCCATGAAGCTGATTGCCAAACGGTGTTTCCCCAAAGCCATACAAGTAACCGATAGATTCCATGTACAGAAACTAGCTCTAGAAGCACTTCAAGAAATTAGGATCAAACATCGATGGGAAGCCATAGATACAGAAAATGAACGGATCAAACTTGCCAAAACCAATAACAAAGAATATTACCCTGAAATATTAGAAAATGGAGATACCATAAAGCAACTCTTGGCTAGAAGCAGATACTTACTCTACAAAGCACCAAGTAATTGGACAGAAGATCAAAGAGTAAGAGCTAACATCCTCTTTAAAAGATATCCTGATATCAAAACAGCTTTTAAGCTCGTACAAGGACTTAGAAATATCTTCAACACAGCAAACTCAATACAAGTCGCTTATACAAAACTAGCGCATTGGTATAAAGATGTAGAACAAACAGCATACAAGGCTTTTAATACCATAGCAAACTCTATCAGGCTTAACTATAGATCAATATTGAATTACTTCATTAATAGAAGTACTAATGCAGCGGCAGAATCTTTCAATGCCAAAATCAAAGCCTTTAGATTACAATTTAGAGGGGTCAAAAACACAGAATTCTTCCTCTATAGATTAACTACAATTTTTGCATAA
- a CDS encoding transposase: MELSLDLLKFILPEMLVEHFDLVRHTHRNEELHLYFEERNVVPKEVINPNVIAHGFHKEITIEDFPLRGNTVYLHVRRRRWLDKETRQIIQRDWNLVAQGTRMTGEFAAFLKEISRY; encoded by the coding sequence TTGGAATTATCCTTAGACCTTTTAAAATTCATCTTACCTGAGATGCTCGTAGAACATTTTGATTTGGTAAGACACACTCATCGAAATGAGGAACTTCATTTGTATTTTGAAGAGCGTAATGTTGTTCCTAAAGAAGTCATAAATCCTAATGTAATTGCTCATGGTTTCCACAAAGAGATTACTATTGAAGACTTTCCTTTGCGTGGAAACACTGTGTATCTTCACGTAAGGCGACGTAGATGGTTAGATAAAGAGACTAGGCAAATCATTCAAAGAGATTGGAATCTAGTAGCTCAGGGAACTCGCATGACAGGTGAGTTTGCTGCTTTTTTAAAAGAGATTAGTCGATACTGA